The region gcactgaggtaTGGCTTGTGCAGGGAACTCACTGCCAAGCACCAAGGCTGCAGCCTTGTGCATCCCTGGCTGCGTCCACAAggtaaaagaaaggaaattcacTCAGGAGGTGAACAAACCCACAGAAATTAAACCTTACTATACTCCTAATAGTGTATTAGTTATGACAGGCCCATGCTATTATAAGAGAGTTGTTTCAAGAGtacaacagaattatttttcacattagTCCCCCATGAGCCCCATGTTTCTCTCTTCAACAGCTGTGTTTTCCCTTAGCTCTCACTTTACACAAGAGAGCACTGTCAATTGGCACACACTGAAATCCAGCCCGGACTCACaatctgcagccctgctcctgcctgcctcaCCCAGTAACAAGGAGTGTATTATTTTAGTGGTCCTTTGCTGCTCATTCTTCTGTTTGTCCTTATGTAGATCAATTGCAAAATTCTAGtgctaacaggaaaaaaagaaattagatacACCAGCAGTGAAGATGGAACAAGGTTGTGGGAAGAAAGTAGTGGTATTGTAGgggattttatatttattttcaagtaaaaCTTTGCCACTGAAAGCTGGCTCAGTGGTCAACTCAAGTGAGCTCAAGATCATCCTGACTTTAGAATGCCAGTCCAAAATGGAAAACTGCCTCCTGGGTATGTTCTCACTTGGGTACCAAATTCATGGGCTTCTTCTCAAAATGCTGGCCACCAGATTTAACCTCTTGCTCTCCTGACCTGTTATATTCCCTTGTATTGATTCAAGGGAATTAAAGTGATTCATTGATTCATCATTGGCTGATGTATTTGTAGCTTGGTGCCTGTTTGTGTTGCCAAGGTTCgaggaagaggacagaaaatCCCTTGTAGTTAAAAATAGTCaagtaatttgtattttttttctttcaatattgACATTTTAATATAGTGGGActaattttgctttcatttatgcCTATAAAGAAGTAATTATTTCCTCAGTAATTCCAGACAGAGTAGTTTGTCCTGATATTTGGCTGGTGCAGGTTCTGCAGTGACCTCAGATTCTGGTCCAGGATTATCCTGAACATTCTGTTCTGTAGGCAAGGTTTGGGGTTCTGAGTTTCTGCTGGCCAGTCCAACTTGGCTGCAGCCAAGGCCTCTCCTCAGGGCATTTCTGGCCTTTCTAGGCCAGTCTAGGGTTCGCATTTTGGTTCCACATCCCAGACAACAAGACCTGCTGTGGAAAGCTCACAGAttgtgctggtggcagcaggttGGTCCTTCATGGCCGTGGGAGTTGCTGCCCTCCCAGCTCTcaggaggctggaggacaaTGGCACTCGTtctctgccaggcacagcccttATTTTGCACAGCAATGGCTGAGAAACCTGGGTGCTGCTATGTGCCAGGGGCAATACTGAACCCCTgccattcccccaaaaatgaTCAGGAGGATTTTATCCATGAGAGCTGTGGGGTTAAAGATAGAGACATCAATTCATGGTGTATCTTAAATATGCCAGATGACAATTGCTATCACAGCTCGTGGAATGATGAAATGATGGACACATGTTCTGGGGCCTTGggctggtttgttttggtggattgtttggggattttttgggttggttCTTTTTTTGGGCTCTGTCATCCATTTGTCTTGGATTTGGGGCATTAGGGTGTTATTCTCCTCATCCCCCTTGATCTTGGTAACTCCTTTTTGTCTTAATTCCTTcagctttatttctgaaatggagttttGCTGCTTGAGTTGAGCTGGCTGTTTGTTCTCTCTGTGGTGGAACTCAAGGCCTTCAAACTGATTTCCTGGACCTTAAGCATTGCAAACATCAAGTGGGGCATTCCAAACAAAAGAGAGCTCCCAACCAGAGCTCCTTGGAGTTCCCAGCTGTTATATTTTAGTTCTGGGGGTTTGTATTGGACTAAACTGGCCTGATAAATAAGGCTGAGAAATTTCCTCCTCTTAATACTTCATGTCCTTGTCCAGGTGCCGTTGCCAAAGCAGCTGGAGTGAGAGACCAGACTGACCTGAAGAAAACAACTTGGAATAAGGACTACTCAAGTTTTGCTTACAACTGTTTCAGCAGATGTTTTCTGCAGAACCCAGGTGGTGTATTCAACTCTTTGGGAACAAAGCTTGTGATACACACTTGTGTAAGTGTGGTGAAAACAGCTGGCATGGGAAAAGTCAGTGCTAAGTGTTTCCATCAGGTATCAAACAATCCCACTGCCATCTGTCTGCCAAGTGGATTTGAGGCTTCAGTTTGTTGTGGGAGTATTTTCTCAGAGGCATCAATAACCTTGTCTTTCTAGTTTGTCAGCAAACTATTTTGCTTCCACGTTGTCCTTCTGCTGCCAGATTCTGCAGGAACACGCTGTGCTTTATCTTATCTTTCTTTTCACACACATGCTACTTTATTACTCTCTTGTCCATGAGAAATGTATTTGGTTTCCATGTATACAGCTTCATTTTTTAGGCtaaggaaacagaaatgaaataaagctCTCTCTCTGTAAGAAGTGTGCAGCACTTCCATTGCTAACAAAGCACTCACAGAACGACTGCTCTGGTACAACGAACACCTTCCAAGCTCCCTCTATTTCAGAACAATGTCTAGTGGGTATTGTACCTGATCAGCATTTAAAAGATGATGCCACGTTCTGCTTTGGGGAACTGTGATGTTCATTCCCTGTGATTCACCACTCTCTTTCTGCAACCCTTAATTGCAGCCACCTTGGAGAGcactgaaatgtcattttaggtCTCACTCCACGCTGTTTTTGTGGCAGGAGGATGAGCCTCACCTCTTTTCCAGGGGTTTAAGAAACTCCTAATTCCTCCTAGTATGATGTGTGAATAGCATGTCAAATCTTGCAGGGCTGGATTTGAAGGGGTAAAACCTGTATATACACAACtcagtttttctttaatatttttgtgatttttttttttctcctccctctttATGATCACATTAAGTTCTTCTGCTGTCTTTGTTGTAAAGCAGCTACAGGTAAGTCACACTCTTGTGAAATACATCCACAAGAGACCAATTGTTTTAGgggcttttttatttgtttttttttaaagctataaGGCATAGGGAAAGAACAAAGGCTTTCCCTGTGCTAAAATGCACCTTCCTGTGGCTGCTTGATTCAAAGGCACAGCTTTGTAGCTCCTGGCAGGATTTCCTTCAGGTGAGTTCATCTCTAAGTGGTAATTCTTAGCAATATTCCCCTGTCAGCTAAATCCCAGTCCCACCCTGCTCCCCCTTctcatgtttattttaatagtCCTGTAGTATCAGCAATGTCCAAGAGCTCTTGAATCCAAGGTAGTCTCTACTGTCACTTgttcaaattttcatttgttcttgttcttttgGTACCTATCACCTGGTCTCTTTCCAATCTCCACCTTCCAAACTTGTAAAGCTCTttctcagctctgcttctgTTTGCAAATGTAATGCCCCAAACTTGGGAAAGCTGGTTTCTGTATTGCCTAAGAGAGAGCAAGTAGCTTTGAAGCATCATATAACAGGGAAGTgacaaaaaccaagaaaatctctttttgtaacagagaggagcaggaaaggaagaagctTGGTACTTCCAACCAAGCCcttgcacagagcacagcagcaagtGACAAATGCACCAAGTAACTGCCCAGGAAAGCTCCTGGAGCATGTTGCTCTCAGACTGgcttcaaggccaggctggtgcAGCTCAGACTACAGCAGTTGGGACAGGGAAGCACAAAGGAATATATAATGCTCTACAATCTCCAATCCAAGCTGCCAGGCACCAATTACTGCTACACCCAGAAGCTGCCAAACACGAATTTCCAAGGTGGATAGAGCATGACCTGTGAAACTCTGCTCTGATCCATGTTCTCCCACCGAGCAGCCTCTCAGTGATCACAGGAGGAGGGAGGTAGGCACAGAGATCACACCATTAGCTggactgcagcagagctggtgctaGTTCTGCTCAAGGTACAGCTCTCAGTAATCCTGGAAGCAGAAATCCCTTTCAGGTAATTAACAGGAATTTGAAATCCCAGTTAAGTAGAGTTGAGTTATATAAGAGACCAAAGCTGCATGAAGAAATACCGTAACTATACCACCTCTGTAGAGCAGCTGTTTTAAGGATGCAATAGCAAGGCTGGAACATTTCAGCTCAGAGGTTCCTTGGGCCTCGACAAAGCTGACACGGAGCAGTCAGAGCCAGCAGCTTAATCCCCAGCACGGGCTTGTGGCACGAGCCACAGGGTGACAGCAGATCTCCCACCACCCCAACCACAGACACAGGCACAAGCTCGAGTTTCCAACcattagaatttatttttcttcataactgtgcagtttttaaaatgctactGTAATGAAGTCATAGGCTACTATGTTGTTTAGGTGTGGAAACAGTTCTTGAAAACCAAAGACCATGCGCTACAAGTGAGGAACAGGCCATTGACCCTTCAGCTGGAATATACAGACATTTTTGATAAATACTGATCAGCTTAACACTTAAATGGAATGACATGTTCAGAGTTCTACACAGTTCACTATGAAAACAGCATGGCAAGTTACATAAAAGCTTCAACTTCAAGGATCCTTGcttttttgttaaattaattacttgattagaaaagagaaatgcaagAATATTTGAAATGGAGTCTCACCTGGACAACTTCCCCCCCCTGTTGTTGGTAAGCTCCTGTTATCAAGATGATTCCATCAGAGCTGGCAGTTAAGTtgtgtatatataaaagaaTCCCCCACATTGCTTTCAACATCAGGAGTTTTAACAGGTAAATATCTTTATGAATTTGGAATGGGTTTTCAAAAATTGTATCTTGACATTTATTGCTTTTACTTGTAAACCTGAAATCCAGTTTATTCCTTTGAGGAGTGTTGGAAGTACAGAGTCAACAGATGCATGTTTGACCTGTATCTTTGCATTCTGggtgagaagaaagaaaaagatgaccCACGCTCAAGAACACACACATACACCTCCATCTACAAACAGCTTGTGCAGACTAAAGCAGGTAAGTCCTAAAGTAGCAGTATTTCAAAACATCAGTGGGGTAGAAACTCATCCAACCTATCAGCTCATCCAAcctgtctctttttctcccatgcttggccagagttcagCTGGTACATAAGGAAGTTTGGCTCTCCTACAGAGGGGAGCAGTTCTATGAATGAGGATTTTGGAGAGCCTGAAGCTAAATGTTACTGGGACTCGCAGTGCCATGTATATTCTTCATGCTTACAGCTATTTAGACTGTTTCAGGGCTGTGAGGGGAGGACAGGAACCCAGACTGGGTTCAAGCACTGCAGTTTTACCACGTGCCAGTTAAGCTGGTAATGTGGTCTCTGTAATACAGAGCACTCAAGGGAAGGATTTGGAGGATGCAAGAGATACCTGCTTGTGATACATTCCAGCTCATCTGAGCACCACCAGGCTCACAGGTGCTACCCAGCATAACCTGGCTAAACTGCAATATTTTAGAACTGAGATGAAAGGGATGTTGCTTTAATGGATCAATTTGCTACAAGACAGTTTGAGAGACTGCATTCCATAGGTTTCTACCTCTTCCTCCTCTACCCCCAGAAGAAGAGACAAGCAAACATGGTTAAGTTAGTATGTATTTGTGTAAACACCAGAACATTTTGCTATACAATAGAAAAAAAGTTGCTGTTTGTATGTTCTTAGAGGAGCCCTGAAGACCTTGGAATACCTGTATCCTGCAACTATTAACCTGTACCACATGCATTTCCTGTTTTGTACATAAACTGAAAGCAAGCTTGAACAATAGTAAATAGCAACTATGCTCCTGCAACAGGCAGAAATGCCACGTTGCAGCTGCTTACTCCTTTACTTTAGATATGTAGTCAGCCAGTTTGTTGATGCTATCCTCTTGCTGTTCTAGAGCATCCAGTATGAAGCCCATCGGGGTCTTCTTCAAGCCTATCCCCTCCATCTTGTTCTGCAGCTTGTTCTGTATGTTCCGGAGCCTCAGGGAAGCATGGACAAACATCACTGCATGATAAAAACACACTCATTAATTGTTAATGCCCAAGGAATGCATAGTTCTTGCAGCACTTAAGACACATCCCAGCACCGTGACATCACTGGAGGATGATGATGTATCAATGACTGCTGAAGTAACCACAGGTACCTATTTAATAATAACATTAAAGATGGCTTGTGCTGCTTTGTGTCCCCTCCCTCAGTTCTGCTTTGGAACCACTTAAACACAGATAGCAAAGTTAACAGCTGACTTAGACTCTGCAGACTTGGCTGAGGAAGCTCAAGTCACACACCTCTAGCCCCCCAGAGAAGAGAACAAATACTTACAGAGGAGAGGAAGCGTGATCCCAAACATGAACACCATGACATCTCCCAGATAGGAGATCAAGAAGTAGCTAGACAGCATGATGGCCAGGACAAAAGTGGTTGGGTACTGCTTCTTCAGCTTGCGGAGTACATCCTTGTTGTGTGACATCCACACAAAGCCCAGGAAAACCAGCACCACCACAGTGCCACCAATGAGCATGTTCAGGGGACTCAGAAACCTGGAGAGAAGAGGAACAACAACCAAAGAGTTCAGTTTCAGAACCTTCATGACTTGTGTGTTCATAGAGGATCAGCCAGCTCAGTGATAATGTTACCAGGGAGGTAAGGGATTGAAAAGGAAGTTGCTGCTGTGAAGACCTTCACCAAGGTCTTAGCAGCagataaataaagtaaaaagtaCAACTGAAGAAGAAACTCTTAATGTTGAATTTGGATAATCTTTGTCTTCATGTTCTCTTCCTGAGCTTAGCTCAGGATGATGAGTTTCTGTAGCACATCAAAGAAGCACTTCCCACCAGGACCCCTCCTACCTCTGCAATCAACTCATTTGATATCACACCCAAAGTCAGCATATCCAGACAGCAGATGGAGAAAACATTGACTGATCTTTTCCCTTCACATGACCAAAACCAGGCTCAGGCTAGGCCTTCAGATGAACTAGCTCTTCATGCTATCTTGTCTAGGTTTGCAAAATGGGAAAGGTAGAACATTGAGTAAAGGAAGTTACTTCACTGCTTCTCATTTCTGAATAAACCTTCTCATTGGTTTACATTCAAACAAAACGACTGTGTGAACCTGCAAAAGTAGCTCACCACTGTTAGCACAACAGGTAGAAGCCCAGTCCCAAGCAAGCATGCCTGAGAGTCAGAAGGAACTGGAGTATATGATAAAGGTCTTACAGGAAGAAGAGCCAGACCTGGCAAGAGAGTCACTGCTGAGGTTTGTGCTCTGTTACTGTTAT is a window of Vidua macroura isolate BioBank_ID:100142 chromosome 13, ASM2450914v1, whole genome shotgun sequence DNA encoding:
- the ARL6IP5 gene encoding PRA1 family protein 3, with product MEVQVAPLRAWDDFFPGSDRFALPDLKDISKWNNRVVSNLLYYQTNYLMVAAALVSIVGFLSPLNMLIGGTVVVLVFLGFVWMSHNKDVLRKLKKQYPTTFVLAIMLSSYFLISYLGDVMVFMFGITLPLLLMFVHASLRLRNIQNKLQNKMEGIGLKKTPMGFILDALEQQEDSINKLADYISKVKE